One genomic window of Meles meles chromosome 15, mMelMel3.1 paternal haplotype, whole genome shotgun sequence includes the following:
- the E2F6 gene encoding transcription factor E2F6 isoform X2 — translation MEDALDELIKDCAQQLFELTDDKENERLAYVTYQDIHSIQAFHEQIVIAVKAPAETRLDVPAPREDSITVHIRSTRGPIDVYLCEVEQGHSGSKVSEAAGTSSSKDRPPERPDKEENPPQQSEELLEVSS, via the exons ATGGAAGATGCTTTGGATGAGTTAATCAAGGATTGCGCTCAGCAGCTGTTTGAGCTAACAGACGACAAAGAAAATGAACG GCTAGCGTATGTGACGTATCAGGATATCCACAGCATCCAAGCCTTCCACGAACAGATTGTTATTGCCGTGAAAGCTCCGGCAGAAACCAGATTGGATGTTCCAGCTCCCAGAGAA GACTCGATCACAGTCCACATAAGAAGCACCAGAGGCCCCATCGACGTGTATTTATGTGAAGTGGAGCAGGGCCACTCGGGCAGTAAAGTGTCCGAAGCGGCGGGCACCTCTTCATCTAAAGACAGACCTCCGGAGCGCCCCGACAAAG AAGAAAATCCTCCACAGCAAAGTGAGGAATTGCTGGAAGTGAGCTcctga